In Yarrowia lipolytica chromosome 1F, complete sequence, a genomic segment contains:
- a CDS encoding uncharacterized protein (Compare to YALI0F06754g, similar to ca|CA6061|IPF8302 Candida albicans): MLSSISPDLYSSFSFKNSLAEAMPSVPHELINSKTLSWMYNASLDIRVPLTIGTIYAVSVHLTNSSERIKKRQPIAFAKTALFKWLCVLHNAGLCLYSAWTFVGILNAVKHAYQITGDSSAPFSFNTLWGSFCSRDSLWVTGLNYYGYWFYLSKFYEVVDTMIILAKGKPSSMLQTYHHTGAMFSMWAGIRFASPPIWIFVVFNSLIHTIMYFYYTLTTLKIKVPKILKASLTTAQITQIVGGGILAASHAFIYYKDHQTETVCSCLTTQGQFFALAVNVIYLSPLAYLFIAFWIRSYLKAKSN; this comes from the coding sequence ATGCTCTCGTCAATCTCGCCCGACCTAtactcgtccttctcgttCAAAAACTCGCTCGCCGAGGCCATGCCCTCCGTGCCACACGAACTCATCAACTCAAAAACACTCTCATGGATGTACAATGCCTCTCTGGACATTCGGGTTCCTCTGACTATCGGAACCATCTACGCCGTCTCCGTGCACCTGACCAACTCATCTGAACGAATCAAGAAACGCCAGCCCATTGCCTTTGCCAAGACCGCACTCTTCAAGTGGCTCTGTGTCCTCCACAATGCAGGTCTGTGTCTCTACTCAGCATGGACCTTTGTCGGTATCCTCAACGCCGTCAAACACGCCTACCAAATCACAGGAGACAGCTCCGCccccttctccttcaacaCCCTCTGGGGATCGTtttgttcacgtgactccctCTGGGTCACCGGCCTCAACTACTACGGATACTGGTTCTATCTGTCCAAATTCTACGAAGTGGTGGACACCATGATCATCCTCGCAAAGGGAAAACCGTCCTCAATGCTCCAGACATACCACCACACCGGCGCCATGTTCTCCATGTGGGCCGGCATCCGATTCGCCTCTCCCCCCATCTGGATCTTTGTGGTTTTCAACTCCCTCATCCACACAATCATGTACTTTTACTACACCCTCACCACCCTCAAGATCAAGGTTCCCAAGATCCTCAAGGCATCTCTGACCACCGCCCAGATCACCCAGATTGTCGGAGGTGGCATCCTGGCTGCCTCCCACGCCTTTATTTATTACAAGGACCACCAGACTGAGACCGTCTGTTCTTGTCTCACTACCCAGGGTCAGTTTTTCGCTCTCGCCGTCAATGTCATCTATCTGAGTCCTCTGGCCTATCTCTTTATTGCCTTCTGGATTCGATCTTACTTGAAGGCCAAGTCCAACTAG
- a CDS encoding uncharacterized protein (Compare to YALI0F06776g, weakly similar to uniprot|P39932 Saccharomyces cerevisiae YDR536w STL1 member of the sugar permease family), whose amino-acid sequence MNPFTPQMHYYLIEQKLTTAVYKLSNMFSLTGKPLLYFTSVFVSLGVFLFGYDQGVMSGIITGFYFKEYFHEPTRAEIGTMVSILEVGAFVSSLMVGRIGDIIGRRKTIMYGAFIFIIGGAFQTFAVSMSEMILGRVVAGFGVGMLSTIVPVYQSEISPPHNRGKLACIEFTGNIVGYASSVWVDYFCSFINSNMSWRIPLFLQCAMGALLFGGSFLIAETPRWLLDNDHDEEGLVVLANLHGGGDIDSPLAKQEYREIKQSVLIHRLEGERSYTDMWKKYKKRVLIAMSSQMFAQLNGINVISYYAPLVFEEAGWVGRSAILMTGINGIVYVCSTIPPWYLVDKWGRRPILLSGAVIMAISLASVAFWMRLDFAHTPALVVISVVIFNAAFGYSWGPIPWLYPPEIMPLTIRAKGASLSTATNWAFNWLVGYMTPILQETIKWRLYLMHAAFCSLSFVLVYFTYPETSGINLEDMDSLFGDKSVVNTPDSRSLLGDRDTPEPDVPHSYTDAATDRLPAGMQGYGSAPSSRGGSVVGSPRRGNSVVGSPKRDFPQPPV is encoded by the exons ATGAACCCATTCACCCCACAAATGCACTACTATTTGATCGAACAAAAACTAACCACAGCTGTTTACAA acttTCCAACATGTTTTCGTTAACGGGCAAACCGCTGCTCTATTTTACGTCAGTGTTCGTCTCTCTGGGCGTGTTCCTGTTTGGATACGACCAGGGAGTCATGTCCGGCATCATCACGGGCTTCTACTTCAAGGAGTACTTCCATGAGCCCACCCGAGCCGAAATCGGAACCATGGTGTCGATTCTTGAGGTCGGAGCGTTTGTCTCGTCGCTCATGGTCGGCCGAATCGGTGACATTATTGGCCGACGAAAAACCATCATGTACGGtgccttcatcttcatcatcgGAGGTGCCTTCCAGACATTTGCCGTCAGCATGTCCGAGATGATTTTGGGCCGAGTAGTGGCCGGTTTCGGCGTTGGTATGCTGTCGACCATTGTGCCAGTCTATCAGTCTGAGATCTCGCCTCCTCACAACCGAGGCAAGCTCGCGTGCATCGAGTTCACGGGAAACATTGTGGGCTATGCCAGCTCAGTGTGGGTGGACTACTTCTGCAGTTTCATCAATTCCAACATGAGCTGGCGTATCCCACTGTTTCTGCAGTGTGCTATGGGCGCTCTTTTGTTTGGAGGCTCGTTCCTAATTGCCGAGACTCCTCGATGGTTGCTGGATAACGACCATGACGAGGAGGGATTGGTTGTCCTGGCCAACCTgcatggaggaggagacatTGACTCTCCTCTGGCTAAGCAGGAATATCGGGAGATTAAGCAGTCCGTTTTGATCCACCGGCTCGAGGGCGAGCGATCATATACCGACATGTGGaagaagtacaagaagcGAGTGCTGATTGCCATGTCGTCGCAGATGTTTGCCCAGCTCAACGGTATCAACGTCATCTCTTACTACGCTCCTCTGGTGTTTGAAGAGGCAGGATGGGTCGGACGGTCTGCTATTCTCATGACCGGTATCAACGGTATCGTCTACGTGTGTTCCACTATTCCCCCGTGGTACCTCGTGGACAAATGGGGCCGAAGACCTATTCTTCTGTCCGGTGCAGTAATTATGGCTATTTCCCTGGCGTCTGTGGCGTTCTGGATGCGTCTAGACTTTGCACATACACCGGCTCTGGTGGTGATTTCCGtcgtcatcttcaacgCTGCTTTTGGATACTCGTGGGGCCCCATTCCCTGGCTCTATCCCCCTGAGATTATGCCTCTTACCATCCGAGCCAAGGGAGCTTCTCTGTCAACCGCCACCAACTGGGCCTTTAACTGGCTGGTGGGATATATGACCCCCATTCTCCAGGAGACCATCAAGTGGCGACTGTATTTGATGCATGCCGCCTTCTGTAGTCTTTCGTTTGTTCTCGTCTACTTCACCTACCCGGAGACCTCGGGAATCAACTTGGAAGACATGGACTCGTTGTTCGGCGACAAGTCTGTTGTGAACACCCCCGACTCGCGGTCTTTGCTTGGTGATCGAGACACTCCAGAGCCTGACGTGCCTCACAGTTATACTGATGCTGCCACCGATCGACTGCCTGCTGGTATGCAGGGCTATGGCTCCGCTCCCAGCTCGAGAGGAGGCAGTGTGGTCGGAAGTCCCCGACGAGGAAACAGTGTGGTTGGGTCTCCCAAGCGGGACTTCCCTCAACCTCCGGTATAA
- a CDS encoding mitochondrial 54S ribosomal protein mL57 (Compare to YALI0F06732g, similar to Saccharomyces cerevisiae MRPL15 (YLR312W-A); ancestral locus Anc_4.40, no similarity) → MKFSHKHRYTLTLQSSTNSTPTMFGRLFTRQLSYQQRRIPRSAILQGPVTLDVLAKDSTRPYGLSESKKEIDALKSSLSDSVSGLEDSLLLQVLTHKSFAGGLPSHNEKLAFVGRKFFPVSVLSHNLSKEASSDPVKALESLNFDLSGFAAKNGLEKLVYWNTKGVTNATPSSKITSGSVYALVGAILLKKGEKAAHEFAQKVVQQN, encoded by the coding sequence ATGAAATTTTCACACAAGCACAGATACACACTCACGTTGCAGAGTtccacaaacagcacaCCCACCATGTTTGGCCGTCTTTTCACCCGGCAATTGTCGTACCAGCAGCGCCGAATCCCCCGCTCGGCGATTCTGCAGGGTCCCGTGACTCTGGACGTTTTGGCCAAGGACTCGACCCGTCCTTATGGTCTGTCCGAATCCAAAAAGGAGATTGATGCTCTGAAATCGTCCCTGTCGGACTCCGTCAGCGGCCTGGAGGactctctgctgctccaggtGCTCACACACAAGTCCTTTGCTGGCGGACTGCCCTCTCACAACGAAAAACTGGCGTTTGTGGGCCGAAAGTTTTTCCCAGTCTCGGTTCTCTCTCACAACctgtccaaggaggcctCAAGCGACCCcgtcaaggctctggagtcGCTCAACTTTGATCTGTCTGGGTTTGCCGCAAAAAACGGCCTCGAAAAACTCGTCTACTGGAACACCAAGGGAGTCACGAACGCCACTCCTTCATCAAAGATCACCAGCGGATCCGTCTACGCCCTGGTGGGCGCTATTCTcctcaagaagggcgagaAGGCCGCCCATGAGTTCGCCCAGAAGGTGGTCCAGCAGAATTAA